One stretch of Desulfovibrio aminophilus DSM 12254 DNA includes these proteins:
- a CDS encoding TrkH family potassium uptake protein, translating into MRRTKASLPFWLPIWLFAGVIGAGAVTLSTRASLNGVDISWVDALFTATSAVCVTGLGVVDTGTHFTRFGQSAILLLIQLGGLGIMTYTSLAVYLMGRRVTLTDRIAVGQSLLHDPSFHLGRFLLRVVLGAVAVEGTGALLLHLADPNGFPPFHALFHAVSAFCNAGFSLYPDSLMAWRGDWGVSLTIMLLITLGGLGFYVINDLASMVKKLFVLRRKDLRRRSHLLTWHSRLVLETSLMLSLGGGLLIFGAEMLGGEGHGTWSETLLASLFQSVTCRTAGFNTLDMARMTNISLVLMLLLMFIGGSPGSCAGGVKTTTFRAWIGFILAQVKGRSQTRVGWYALSPASLNRALTLLIFSSLLVLGGALLLTVTEGGDVPYFRAQGQFLENLFEATSAFGTVGLSLGITPRLTTGGKLVIIMLMFVGRLGPIWLLTALQSWQTDIRYRVPENDLPLG; encoded by the coding sequence ATGCGCCGCACCAAGGCATCTCTTCCATTCTGGCTGCCGATCTGGCTCTTCGCCGGAGTCATCGGGGCAGGGGCGGTGACGCTCTCCACCCGCGCCAGCCTGAACGGCGTGGACATCTCCTGGGTGGACGCCCTGTTCACGGCGACATCGGCTGTCTGCGTCACGGGCCTGGGCGTGGTGGACACGGGCACGCACTTCACCCGTTTCGGGCAGTCGGCCATCCTCCTGCTCATCCAGCTCGGCGGCCTGGGCATCATGACCTACACGAGCCTGGCCGTGTACCTCATGGGCCGCCGCGTGACGCTCACGGACCGCATCGCCGTGGGCCAGAGCCTGCTGCACGACCCTTCCTTCCATCTGGGCCGTTTTCTCCTGCGCGTGGTTCTCGGGGCCGTGGCCGTGGAGGGCACGGGGGCCCTGCTTCTGCATCTGGCCGATCCCAATGGCTTTCCCCCCTTCCATGCCTTGTTTCATGCCGTCTCCGCCTTCTGTAACGCGGGCTTTTCGCTCTATCCGGACAGCCTCATGGCTTGGCGCGGCGACTGGGGCGTGAGCCTGACGATCATGCTCCTCATCACTCTGGGGGGACTGGGCTTCTATGTCATCAATGACTTGGCCTCGATGGTCAAGAAGCTCTTCGTGCTGCGTCGCAAGGATCTGCGACGGCGCTCTCATCTGCTCACCTGGCATTCGCGGCTGGTGCTGGAAACGAGCCTCATGCTTTCCCTGGGTGGCGGCCTGCTCATCTTCGGGGCCGAGATGCTCGGCGGCGAAGGGCACGGCACTTGGTCCGAGACCCTTCTGGCCAGCCTGTTTCAGTCCGTGACCTGTCGCACTGCGGGGTTCAACACTCTGGACATGGCCCGGATGACGAACATTTCCCTGGTGCTCATGCTCCTGCTCATGTTCATCGGCGGTTCCCCCGGCTCCTGCGCTGGCGGCGTGAAGACCACCACCTTCCGGGCCTGGATCGGCTTCATCCTGGCCCAGGTGAAGGGGCGTTCACAGACGCGGGTGGGCTGGTACGCCCTGAGCCCCGCCTCGCTGAACCGGGCCCTGACCCTGCTCATCTTTTCCTCTCTTCTGGTCCTGGGCGGGGCCTTGCTGCTCACCGTGACCGAGGGGGGCGACGTGCCCTACTTCCGGGCCCAGGGACAGTTTTTGGAAAACCTCTTCGAAGCGACCTCGGCCTTCGGCACGGTCGGCCTGTCCCTGGGGATCACCCCCCGGCTGACGACCGGAGGCAAGCTTGTTATCATCATGCTCATGTTCGTGGGACGCCTGGGGCCCATCTGGCTCCTCACCGCCCTGCAAAGCTGGCAGACGGACATCAGATACCGGGTGCCGGAGAACGACCTGCCCCTGGGCTAG
- the aroL gene encoding shikimate kinase AroL, with the protein MAYIRRTMRLNIYLVGPRAGGKTTLGRALARELGRDFADTDALFVQKWGRSIADFVAERGWDAFRDEETRILEAVDRAPGRVVACGGGMVLRPRNRELLSRGLTLALLAEPSVLAARLARDPAEAQRPSLTGKPLLEEVAEILAEREPLYRASALAVLDAALPLEDILKRALAVLDSVSHS; encoded by the coding sequence TTGGCCTACATTCGCCGGACCATGCGGCTGAACATCTACCTTGTCGGCCCCCGCGCCGGGGGCAAGACCACCCTGGGCCGGGCCCTGGCCCGTGAGCTGGGGCGCGACTTCGCGGACACAGACGCCCTCTTCGTCCAGAAGTGGGGCCGGAGCATCGCGGATTTCGTGGCCGAACGCGGCTGGGACGCCTTCCGCGACGAGGAGACCCGAATCCTGGAGGCCGTGGACCGCGCTCCCGGCCGGGTGGTCGCCTGCGGCGGCGGCATGGTCCTGCGTCCGCGCAACCGCGAGCTGCTGTCCCGGGGACTGACCCTGGCGCTCCTGGCCGAGCCCTCCGTGTTGGCCGCGCGTCTGGCCCGCGACCCGGCCGAGGCGCAACGTCCTTCGCTCACCGGCAAGCCCCTGCTGGAGGAGGTGGCCGAGATTCTGGCCGAGCGCGAGCCCCTGTATCGGGCCTCGGCCCTGGCCGTTCTGGACGCCGCACTTCCATTGGAGGATATCCTGAAGAGGGCCCTGGCCGTTCTGGATTCCGTGTCGCATTCCTGA
- a CDS encoding DUF933 domain-containing protein: MKTAIFGFSGSGKTDLFAALAGEKAAQAGNRAMVKVPEPRLEPLAALFSPKKITCSEIEYLDIPGGGGKGQGLGERVLNEIRPYDCLLGVLDAFSGLSDPKQQWRACEADLLIADLAVVEKRQERLASDKKKNKDLVNPKEEELLERCRAMLEAETPLRADPELAGDPVLRGFRFLSAKSVLYAWNCTESDFGAFEVPADETGQTHLAVSAKLERELAQITDPAEREMFFTDLGISESVLDRVIARTYKLLGLISFLTAGPDEVRSWAVRAGAKAPEAAGVIHSDFQKGFIRAEVLGWADFLTAGDFKKAKELGLTRLEGKEYVVADGDIIEFRFNV, encoded by the coding sequence ATGAAAACAGCCATTTTTGGTTTTTCCGGGTCCGGCAAGACGGACCTCTTCGCGGCCCTGGCCGGTGAGAAGGCCGCCCAGGCGGGCAACCGGGCCATGGTCAAGGTGCCCGAACCCCGACTGGAGCCCCTGGCCGCCTTGTTCAGCCCCAAGAAGATCACCTGCAGCGAGATCGAATACCTGGACATCCCCGGCGGCGGTGGCAAGGGGCAGGGACTCGGGGAGCGCGTGCTCAACGAAATCCGGCCCTACGACTGCCTGCTCGGGGTGCTGGACGCCTTCTCCGGCCTCTCCGACCCCAAGCAGCAATGGCGGGCCTGCGAGGCCGATCTCCTCATCGCTGACTTGGCCGTGGTGGAGAAGCGCCAGGAGCGCCTGGCCTCGGACAAGAAGAAAAACAAGGATCTGGTGAACCCCAAGGAGGAGGAACTCCTGGAGCGCTGCCGGGCCATGCTCGAGGCCGAGACGCCCCTGCGCGCCGACCCGGAGCTGGCCGGAGACCCGGTGCTGCGCGGTTTCCGCTTCCTTTCGGCCAAGTCCGTGCTCTACGCCTGGAACTGCACCGAGTCGGACTTCGGCGCCTTCGAGGTTCCGGCCGACGAAACCGGCCAGACCCATCTGGCGGTGTCGGCCAAGCTGGAGCGCGAACTGGCCCAGATCACGGATCCGGCCGAACGCGAGATGTTCTTCACCGACCTGGGCATCAGCGAGTCGGTGCTCGACCGCGTCATCGCCCGCACCTACAAGCTTCTCGGCCTGATCTCCTTCCTCACGGCCGGTCCCGACGAGGTGCGGTCCTGGGCCGTGCGCGCCGGGGCCAAGGCCCCGGAGGCCGCCGGAGTCATCCACTCCGACTTCCAGAAGGGCTTCATCCGGGCCGAGGTGCTCGGCTGGGCCGACTTCCTCACGGCCGGGGACTTCAAGAAAGCCAAGGAACTGGGCCTGACCCGCCTGGAAGGCAAGGAATACGTGGTGGCCGACGGCGACATCATCGAATTCCGCTTCAACGTCTAG
- a CDS encoding CgeB family protein gives MPGPYDATPLFQNGRLTDVAVRQDGKTRHLWGRGGPEAERSFVLKALQAHGLPVFLGAGLGVGIEAALAVGRAPLAVVDRETPILAATGCRERFAADPRVLWLDQGEPSGILERLRAWSRDNGAPLLPVAPPFYQRLDRAFYGGLLQALERPAGGDFFARMAYAKFRDTLPRVLVLGSRYFIMGEVLNALTALGAPFRLFDLHARREEADYGRDLLTAIAEFRPDMLFTVNHFGFDRGGTLANLLERLRLPAASWFVDNAALNLALFEQARSPWTLICAHDSDDAERLEAQGFPHVLRLPLATDPTIFHPGAPHRPGWDFDASFVGDSKAVLVGERLKTGRFPRPLLLGYRHAAETFLESPGGDVRRHLEIRHPDLAAQVDALPEPDRRMWFESLVLREAGRLYRLRCLRGLLPLHPAVAGDRHWRRALGDAPGWTWLERLDYYEDLPALYRASRVNFNCTSAQMKGAPNQRIFDVPACGGFLLTDMREQVAALFEPEREVVFFREPGEIAELARRWLTDEPARLRVARAARARILAEHTYAHRLRTLFTAMRRIFN, from the coding sequence ATGCCCGGACCCTACGACGCGACTCCCCTCTTCCAGAACGGCCGCCTGACGGACGTGGCCGTGCGCCAGGACGGCAAGACCCGGCATCTCTGGGGCCGGGGCGGGCCGGAGGCCGAGCGGTCCTTCGTCCTCAAGGCCCTTCAGGCCCACGGACTGCCGGTTTTTCTCGGCGCGGGCCTGGGCGTGGGCATCGAGGCGGCCCTGGCCGTAGGCCGCGCGCCCTTGGCCGTGGTGGACCGGGAGACTCCCATCCTGGCGGCCACGGGCTGCCGCGAACGCTTCGCCGCCGATCCGCGCGTGCTCTGGCTGGACCAGGGCGAACCGTCGGGCATCCTGGAACGCCTGCGGGCCTGGAGCCGGGACAACGGCGCTCCCCTGCTGCCGGTGGCCCCGCCCTTCTACCAGCGCCTGGACCGCGCCTTCTACGGCGGCCTGCTCCAGGCCCTGGAGCGTCCAGCCGGGGGCGACTTCTTCGCCCGCATGGCCTACGCCAAGTTCCGCGACACCCTGCCCCGGGTGCTCGTGCTCGGCAGCCGTTACTTCATCATGGGCGAGGTGCTCAACGCCCTGACCGCCCTGGGCGCGCCCTTCCGGCTCTTCGACCTGCACGCCCGCCGGGAAGAGGCCGATTACGGCCGCGATCTGCTCACGGCGATCGCCGAGTTCCGGCCGGACATGCTCTTCACGGTGAACCACTTCGGCTTCGACCGGGGCGGAACCCTGGCCAACCTGCTGGAACGGCTGCGCCTGCCCGCCGCGTCCTGGTTCGTGGACAACGCCGCCCTGAACCTGGCGCTCTTCGAGCAGGCCCGCTCACCCTGGACGCTCATCTGCGCCCACGACTCCGACGACGCCGAACGTCTCGAAGCCCAGGGCTTCCCGCACGTCCTGCGGCTGCCCCTGGCCACGGACCCGACCATCTTCCACCCGGGAGCCCCGCATCGCCCGGGCTGGGACTTCGACGCCTCCTTCGTGGGCGACTCGAAGGCCGTGCTGGTGGGCGAACGGCTGAAGACCGGACGCTTTCCCCGGCCTCTGCTGCTGGGATACCGCCACGCGGCGGAAACCTTCCTGGAATCCCCGGGCGGCGACGTGCGACGGCACCTGGAGATCCGGCACCCCGATCTGGCCGCCCAGGTGGACGCCCTGCCCGAGCCGGATCGGCGCATGTGGTTCGAGAGTCTCGTACTGCGCGAGGCCGGCCGCCTCTACCGCCTGCGCTGCCTGCGCGGCCTCCTGCCCTTGCACCCGGCGGTTGCCGGCGACCGGCACTGGCGACGGGCCCTGGGCGACGCCCCGGGCTGGACCTGGCTCGAACGCCTGGACTACTATGAGGATCTGCCCGCCCTGTACCGGGCCAGTCGGGTGAACTTCAACTGCACCAGCGCCCAGATGAAGGGCGCACCCAACCAGCGGATCTTCGACGTGCCCGCCTGCGGCGGCTTCCTGCTCACGGATATGCGGGAACAGGTGGCGGCCCTGTTCGAGCCGGAACGGGAGGTGGTCTTCTTCCGCGAGCCCGGGGAAATCGCCGAGCTGGCGCGACGCTGGCTGACTGACGAACCCGCGCGGCTGCGCGTGGCACGAGCGGCCCGAGCCAGGATTCTGGCCGAGCACACCTACGCGCACCGGCTGCGCACGCTGTTCACGGCCATGCGCCGGATCTTCAACTAG
- a CDS encoding ABC transporter substrate-binding protein yields MKRPPLALVLVCALALICLLAACSKEEPEKKPEVDWLRRDFPAAVEAARETTVRLALEDDSEAAAHWVDTWLAPELKRRHGITLVRVSGGVALARTLAAEKAAGTSTGGVDLFWTGGAGFRDLKRAGALFGPFSDKLPNVQAYVNREVAATDMGLPTEGFEVPAGWNQFVFEYDSARVKNPPDTFAGLLDWCREHPGRFTYPAPPDPVGSAFLRQTLCALSGGGEQYAGPFNEGLYRDRAVLLWAYLEELRPLLWNAGKTQPKDAAALAALLAQGEVDLAVSLKPLHAQHEILAGRYKDTVRTFVPREGSVFGLSSTLIPFNAPNKPGAMVTADLILSPEAQLSKFDPRVWGDFPAVDVTLLPQETQSRIVGTKLGKATLPFGALGVSAVPDMAGEYGRVLDQDWVARFAAGN; encoded by the coding sequence ATGAAACGACCGCCCCTCGCCCTGGTTCTGGTCTGCGCCTTGGCTTTGATCTGCCTCCTGGCCGCCTGTTCCAAGGAGGAGCCCGAGAAGAAACCCGAGGTGGATTGGCTGCGGCGCGACTTTCCGGCCGCCGTGGAAGCCGCCCGGGAGACCACGGTGCGCTTGGCCCTGGAGGATGATTCCGAGGCCGCCGCTCATTGGGTGGACACATGGCTGGCCCCGGAACTCAAGCGCCGTCACGGCATCACCCTGGTGCGCGTGAGCGGCGGCGTCGCGCTGGCGCGGACCCTCGCGGCCGAGAAGGCGGCCGGAACCTCGACCGGCGGCGTGGATCTGTTCTGGACCGGCGGGGCGGGCTTCCGCGATCTGAAGCGGGCCGGGGCGCTGTTCGGACCCTTCTCGGACAAGTTGCCCAATGTCCAGGCCTACGTGAACCGCGAGGTGGCCGCCACGGACATGGGGCTGCCCACGGAGGGCTTCGAAGTTCCGGCCGGATGGAATCAGTTCGTCTTCGAGTACGACTCCGCCAGGGTCAAGAACCCGCCGGACACCTTCGCCGGGCTCCTGGACTGGTGCCGGGAGCATCCTGGCCGCTTCACCTACCCCGCGCCTCCGGACCCCGTCGGCTCGGCCTTCCTGCGTCAGACCCTGTGCGCCTTGTCCGGGGGAGGGGAGCAGTACGCCGGGCCGTTCAACGAAGGCTTGTATCGCGACCGCGCGGTCCTGCTCTGGGCCTATCTCGAGGAACTGCGGCCGTTGCTCTGGAACGCGGGCAAGACACAGCCCAAGGACGCTGCGGCCTTGGCCGCGCTTCTGGCCCAGGGGGAGGTGGACTTGGCCGTGTCCCTGAAACCCCTGCACGCCCAGCACGAAATCCTGGCCGGACGCTACAAGGACACGGTGCGCACCTTCGTCCCGCGCGAGGGGTCCGTGTTCGGCCTCAGCTCCACGCTCATTCCCTTCAACGCGCCCAATAAGCCGGGGGCCATGGTCACGGCCGACCTCATCCTTTCGCCCGAGGCCCAGCTCTCCAAGTTCGATCCACGCGTCTGGGGTGATTTTCCGGCGGTGGACGTGACGCTCCTGCCGCAGGAAACCCAGAGTCGGATCGTTGGCACCAAGCTGGGCAAGGCCACGCTGCCGTTCGGCGCGCTCGGCGTCTCGGCCGTGCCGGACATGGCCGGGGAATACGGCCGGGTGCTGGACCAGGATTGGGTCGCGAGGTTCGCGGCCGGAAACTAG
- a CDS encoding type I restriction enzyme HsdR N-terminal domain-containing protein, with the protein MHETSLGGTLRDYLTGEEIEETTYEEFRQALARLLVEERGYPRDRLRAKVELPYEVDGEAYSRRVDLVAYDPEDRPALLVFFSSGDVGSYERETMVAARLFPGGPVPLALVTDTMQAQLLGTASGEVLASGMASVPSWGDLLAHTRDVVRVPPTTTQRAKLTRIFHTYCGFLFGACCSESCSLPPKRRSGS; encoded by the coding sequence ATGCACGAAACCAGTCTCGGCGGCACGCTGCGCGACTACCTCACCGGCGAGGAGATCGAGGAGACCACCTATGAGGAGTTCCGCCAGGCCCTGGCGCGGCTTCTCGTGGAGGAGCGGGGCTATCCCCGTGACCGGCTGCGGGCCAAGGTGGAACTGCCCTACGAGGTGGACGGCGAGGCCTATTCCCGGCGCGTGGATCTGGTGGCCTACGACCCCGAGGACCGTCCCGCGCTCCTGGTCTTCTTCAGCTCCGGCGACGTGGGCTCCTACGAGCGCGAGACCATGGTTGCGGCGCGGCTCTTTCCCGGCGGCCCGGTTCCGCTGGCCCTGGTCACGGACACCATGCAAGCCCAGCTCCTGGGCACGGCATCCGGCGAGGTTCTGGCCTCGGGCATGGCCTCGGTGCCCTCCTGGGGCGACCTTCTGGCCCATACCCGCGACGTGGTCCGCGTTCCACCGACCACGACTCAGCGGGCCAAACTCACGCGCATCTTTCACACCTACTGCGGCTTTCTGTTCGGCGCCTGCTGCTCCGAATCCTGTTCCCTGCCGCCCAAGCGCCGGAGCGGAAGCTGA
- a CDS encoding Rossmann-like domain-containing protein: MKSSLLEEIRARTLAVWAENGLLEEPITVRARTLSVEEAIGNPEGDDFPLQKGKERLMEAEFRGARGQAFTDRFGDFTGTLADVARMPLENNFRRAVLIAACNATLRALGRCDRTVHCKDSGPGECAALLRDHLLAKYPGARITQVGYQPKIVQAVAGSFALRVLDLDPDNVGQERHGVRIEGPETAREALDRADLLLVTGSTLTNDSLGGFLLGKPVIFYGTTIAGAAALMGWERFCARSA, translated from the coding sequence ATGAAATCAAGCCTGCTGGAGGAAATCCGCGCCCGGACCCTGGCGGTCTGGGCTGAAAACGGCCTGCTGGAGGAACCCATCACCGTACGCGCCCGGACCCTGAGCGTGGAGGAGGCCATCGGCAATCCCGAGGGCGACGACTTCCCGCTGCAGAAGGGCAAGGAGCGGCTTATGGAGGCGGAGTTCCGGGGGGCGCGGGGCCAAGCCTTCACCGACCGTTTCGGCGACTTCACCGGCACCCTGGCGGACGTGGCCCGCATGCCCCTGGAGAACAATTTCAGGCGGGCGGTCCTCATCGCGGCCTGCAACGCCACCCTGCGCGCCCTGGGCCGTTGCGACCGCACGGTCCACTGCAAGGACTCCGGCCCCGGCGAGTGCGCCGCCCTGCTGCGTGACCATCTGCTGGCGAAATATCCCGGAGCGCGGATCACCCAGGTGGGCTATCAGCCCAAGATCGTCCAGGCCGTGGCCGGGAGCTTCGCCCTGCGCGTCCTGGATCTGGACCCGGACAACGTGGGGCAGGAACGCCACGGCGTGCGCATCGAGGGCCCCGAAACGGCGCGGGAGGCGTTGGACCGGGCCGACCTGCTCCTGGTCACGGGCTCGACCCTGACCAACGACAGTCTGGGAGGTTTTCTCCTCGGCAAGCCGGTGATCTTCTACGGCACGACCATCGCCGGAGCCGCCGCGCTCATGGGCTGGGAACGCTTCTGCGCCCGCTCGGCCTGA
- a CDS encoding NADH-quinone oxidoreductase subunit N has product MNFSPTLVVPELFQFMLIMALFIQSLGNRDWEPHVEKWLPLFAGLGFFVSIVSFKASGVMFYGVYKLDMLSQFFKIAIAAGFFVAVLNATRQPTLEGEKRSDYYMFLALSAWGLMLLSSATELFTIYLALELSSYSLYTLIPLRATDKRAAEAGIKYILFGAVATALALYGLSYVLAAQHTTYIAELAGKSWAWADSPMAVIGLSLFLAGMFYKLALFPFHFWCPDVYQGASNETAAFVATLPKLGAVVVLVRLATLLKPGLEITTTLAWLGAISMTFGNLCALAQRDVKRILGFSSVAHAGYVMVGLVAGTAQGLAAAAFYSLAYVAMNLLAFWVVSRVASDGRNLMLEDLNGLYKRAPSLAFSLGVGAFALVGLPPTVGFIGKFFLITAAWDHGYNWLVITLAVNSAFAIYYYLSLVRHAYTEETVIEGAAVPDTSVFSVVGAGLLAAVVLVLGMVPSPVFEFAIAAGEGLLK; this is encoded by the coding sequence GTGAACTTCAGCCCGACTCTGGTCGTACCGGAACTCTTCCAGTTCATGCTGATCATGGCTCTGTTCATCCAGAGCCTCGGCAACAGGGACTGGGAGCCCCATGTGGAGAAGTGGCTGCCCCTCTTCGCGGGACTGGGTTTCTTCGTGTCCATCGTCTCCTTCAAGGCGAGCGGCGTCATGTTCTATGGCGTCTACAAGCTGGACATGCTCTCCCAGTTCTTCAAGATCGCCATCGCGGCGGGCTTCTTCGTGGCCGTGCTCAACGCCACGCGCCAGCCCACCCTGGAAGGGGAGAAGAGGAGCGACTACTACATGTTCCTGGCCCTTTCGGCCTGGGGCCTGATGCTCCTGTCCTCGGCCACGGAACTCTTCACCATCTACCTGGCCCTGGAGCTTTCCTCCTACAGCCTGTACACGCTCATCCCCCTGCGGGCGACCGATAAGCGCGCCGCCGAGGCCGGCATCAAGTACATCCTCTTCGGAGCGGTGGCCACGGCCCTGGCACTCTACGGCCTGTCCTACGTCCTGGCCGCGCAGCACACCACCTACATCGCCGAACTGGCGGGCAAGTCCTGGGCCTGGGCCGATTCTCCCATGGCCGTCATCGGGCTCTCGCTCTTCCTGGCGGGCATGTTCTACAAGCTGGCCCTGTTCCCGTTCCACTTCTGGTGCCCGGACGTCTATCAGGGGGCCAGCAACGAGACCGCCGCCTTCGTCGCCACCCTGCCCAAGCTCGGCGCGGTGGTCGTCCTGGTGCGCCTGGCCACGCTGCTCAAGCCCGGCCTGGAGATCACCACGACCCTGGCCTGGCTCGGCGCCATCTCCATGACCTTCGGCAACCTCTGCGCCCTGGCCCAGCGGGACGTGAAGCGCATCCTCGGCTTCTCCTCCGTGGCCCACGCGGGCTACGTCATGGTCGGACTCGTGGCCGGCACGGCCCAGGGACTGGCCGCCGCGGCCTTCTATTCCCTGGCCTACGTGGCCATGAATCTGCTGGCCTTCTGGGTCGTCAGCCGGGTGGCCTCCGACGGCCGCAACCTCATGCTGGAAGATTTGAACGGCCTGTACAAGCGCGCCCCGTCCCTGGCCTTCTCCCTGGGCGTGGGAGCCTTCGCCCTGGTGGGCCTGCCGCCGACCGTGGGCTTCATCGGCAAGTTCTTCCTCATCACGGCGGCCTGGGACCACGGCTACAACTGGCTGGTCATCACCCTGGCCGTGAACAGCGCCTTCGCCATCTACTACTACCTCTCCCTGGTGCGCCACGCCTACACCGAGGAGACCGTGATCGAAGGCGCGGCCGTCCCGGACACGAGCGTGTTCAGCGTGGTGGGCGCGGGACTTCTGGCGGCCGTTGTCCTGGTGCTGGGCATGGTTCCGAGTCCGGTCTTCGAGTTCGCCATCGCCGCCGGCGAGGGGCTGCTCAAGTAG